ggcagagatcgtcATCAGGTAAATTTTTTGATACTCTaatatatccgcagcaatttgagtATTAGTACGTATAAAGCAACCAAGCGCAACTAGCCTGATCTATTCgttttcatacaaaaatttatgtgtaagtataagctatgatgcatatggatacaagcGACAACGGTCTCGcacgaactattctcgtgtttggtctgctttcgtatgaaattttaattgaaatacgaCGCAAAAGTTTGCTTCCATGGGTGAATTTCAAAGCGCAACTGCTAGCTCAGCTACACAGTTATcggctgagtgaaagaaattgtgcttttgaaatgatacgttgagccaactgttaacaaccaatcgataaaaacgttgagtgaatggagcggaaaattttcaggctcactaatttgtcgtaaagttgcaactgtaCGTTctaagaagttatcactaatcaacttcgccagcagttatgcttttggaatgcgccccacgctttgttcaactcattcaaatgaatttgtatacatgttcacgtgttcttgcaacaacaaaacgttaaatacatacatatgaatatacagattttcgagaaaacatatcgtatgtgtttgccaaaagtgaCTTCACtgcggatatcagcatcttcggttgtcagatctttcgcgttcaacgctaacgcggtgtcaggatgaaaaagactctcaaccaaattactgatacgaatcgcttgTTTAAATAACCCtaactgagtatgagtacacgattttatATATCATGATTCGAATATATTGGGGCTATTCATAAtggaaataaaatgtgactaccACCACATCAGCACCTTttgctctaccaaaataacaaattcaaagtaaatatgtatattccagcgaaataaaagctgtgtttttttattcttctatatacgtttacgctgaAACTTTATTTGTGCTgccaagcgacaaactttaaatacacctctgaaattgctgcgcatataatttgtcctactaaatttcaatacgcgttatactcagatgtaactgaaatatgtgtctctgtttcaccctctacactaattctatgtattctatgtgtttCCACAATTCATCATTCAGATTCAGCtctatgttataccctatggctatcagagggttgtgtatccgcttttcggtacaccctgtgatgtagctgtaccctgcaaaaatcccgAGACTCCacgcatgcatgtatggagtactcgctatggaccaaccgagtactccaaaattaaccacaattcatacaaaaaatatggtccaattaacattgcgatgtcctaggaccgaaccatatactccagctccgcattacatcagagtaatccatggagtacccacagtccaataaacatcgtgtagttatttcaatcgttaaaaacgagcattgaacggcttacaatatgtttgtGTCCAAacgtgagttggtccattgctgcattacagtggagtataatggtaagtactccagtggaccacatgatccaacgatttttgcagggtagttatttAACTACCACCGCTAGATGGtcctcctaagcattatctaagcgaggataggcgttttttttcacgcgcaaacgaaacgtatacgacgcttgtaaaaaaaacacggctaatatcatgTGTTAAGTATAAgtgagacgttaatttgttattACCCTTAAAAAAGCGCGagaactccataaatagtgtaagaaatactcctttaggagtataggagtgttccaaaactaatctgtattcatacaaaaaatatttgtattttgtattttatttgaaaatttgttcctagcacaacaattttgacaaattatttaacagtgctagtcatgaatagcatgagctatgaaaattgaacatttataataataaattaaattaaatatagcagataatagttaaatatttctgtagttttagatataaatcttaaaactaaagaaaagtaattaataaatattaaaagacagcagtagtgatgataacctttggctgattATTGatagaatagtatttaacaaataaagaaagaagacacataGAAAAGGAAagggacttagaaatgaacattttaacaacaagttgagatccagtttaagagtcttTAAAAATTATGTTAGCTGTTGGTGTAGAATTGGTTATctgtaaattttaatatttccagaaaatatcAGTTTACACTGTAATaacccacaaatcacacacacaagattgcgcattgcgcatggtaaaatcagctgttttttatgggcaatttttacgtcattttcctttagctcttgtttttttctctctttctttcattcgctcaagcagtcaagtgtgacgcaGATGTGCAAAACGAAGCAGTTTTGAACTCTTGAATGCGTAATCTTCTGATTGGTAAGTTGGTTTGTGGTAATAACCAACACTCAGTTCATCATATCGATATTTCTTAACCGTATTTTGAACTCATCTGCCAAGCGATGCAACGCAACAATCCTCGCGTTCCAATGAAGAGTGATACAGATGCCGATAAAAATTTAgaatgcaaatgcaacaaaaaattgaTTCACATGGATCTCGATTACGCATTTACGAGATCGATTTATGCTGGCTTTACATAGATTCATTCCTTACATTCCAATGAACAGTGAAATCCGaagtgtagcacaacccttcaggttgccagttcaatatatagcttctccaaacccaattgtcaacctcacctatccgcggcgaatcctgcttcactaacagacgaggctctggcgaccccaagctcctcatggaacttgttggtggggagggaggtatggcttgaaggtttaacgtggccatataaatcggtcCCGATATactcgggctagcaccttaaaggTGCTGTGtggccggagcgtaccggatctgtatccggaaaaggaccatcacttcgataacactccccaaagccttcggtgagcaagcttatcgctacaacaacaacaacaacaacaacaacatgaacatTGAACTTTTTCATTGAAACACGAGGCATGTGATTCATCCGGTATAAATCGATGTCGCAATAGCGTAATCGATAAATCAGCGTTTGTCGCTTTGAAGTGGTCGCTAATATTGTGTACAATCCTTATCCACAATGTTCGCAAAACTCAAATTGAAAATGGTAACTCtgttttgatttgattttacACCTTCCCTGGGTGGGTCTACCATCACAGCTGATTATGAGAAGCAAACTATAAAACGAAAACAAGCTCTGCTACAAAATaagcaaacaatttaaaaaaaataataattttgataATACCAGCCATTAAAGTAAAAACTTACAATTTTGAAATAACATCTATTGTAATGGGATCGTTGTGTTCATCATGCTTTGGGGGTAATGGTGGGGAATCATCGAATTTGATGCCATCACCGGTAAGTCAAGTTAGTTGGCGAATCTTGTTAGCTTGATAAAAAGTAAAAGACTTATTGCAATCCTAAGGAGACACGTCGTCGACAGCAACTCGAGGCAGCAGAGCGACGACGCGAGGAAAATGAAAGAAGGGGTGTAAAGAATTTAGATAGTGTACGACGGCAACAACAGCGTTCTGAAGAAATGGGTAGGCGGGAAGAGGAAGCAGCACGGACGGGTGGCGGCTCCCCAACCTTAAAGGTATGTATTAAGCTGATTCCATTTTCCAGATacctttataaaatatttattcatttaCAGTGGCAAACTTCTTAGAAGATACATTGAAACAATGAGATTCAGACAAGTATAGCTTTAAAAGCAAGTAGTATTAAGTCTTCAAAGAAAAactgcatatatacatatgtattaatttATCGGCAGCTacagtttttaaaatttaatatatttgtgcACAAAACTATCTTTAGTAAAGTGTGTGCTTGTTCTATTGTTTATAAGAGCAAGAAAATTCTTCATTCATTTCAAATACAATTTGAGATACTCTtcctttgtgaaaaaaaaaataacgcaaaGCTTAATACCAGAGCAGTTGTATTATTTCAAATTTCTCTGAAATACGTGTAATCATATCTTAATCCATTTTCAAGTCTGTATTGAGCAAGCATTTTTCTGGCTTCATTTATTAATGCTGAAATTATAAATACATGTGTTTAGCGTTAATTGTATATTTAAATTTAGATGAAAACcaaaattatttacatatatcATACATGCATTCTTTAATGATGTACACCTAACAGTTATTACATTTTGTTTAGTTATATTTTCCTAAAGAATTTCACTGCTGATACATTTATACtacttaaaaaaactttaagCAATACCAAAAATTAGTGCATtgggtttttgtatttttgtacgtAAATTCACCAtgattaaaaattgtaaaatactattattaaacaaattattacattacatatgtatattgttagCTTAATTCATAGAGGCAGGCCCTAACCAGCAGATTTTTCTGAATTGCGTTTTCCTCAGATTTTGATATgatgtatctatatatgtaaataccacCCAGTGCAAATTCGAAAGCCTTTGAACCAAAAACAACGATACTGTAAAAGATTAAACTATACTTAACCAGAACTTAGAAGCATTTTATCAATTTagaatcccccagcgggttagggggttagaatatacccgcggtaggtatgcctgtcgtaagaggcgaataaataccaaatagattcaaggggttgtgtggcgcaaaataaattaaaatttgttccattacatgttaagtgttttacaatatataaataatttttctttaaacttcttaatcagcccaattctaaacgaaaattccgtgcgagatttttcccttctcccattcctcgtattctaaataaaaattccttgtgagttttttcacttctccctttcctcctattctgaacaatgttcgaaaaagcggaaaccggttatgggagaaaagtaggtattatgaatgtgaggaagagggagatttctctgccatttcataggagttttttcactagttaaattaaagggaatgtatcaaaatagttaaaggaaaatgGTTATTTTAAGacagaacacttatttgtacaaatttgtgctaaaatatgtaattacattctatcacaatattctcactgttaatacaacaacaacaaccacaatagtctttattttaagtagaaaatatatcataagcaacagaagagcttttggtatatttgatgcagccatccagaaattacgcaaggatttttaagaaggcttaaatagattgtGGCATatagcgaaaggcgaactcaactcgacttggccgccagaaaattgctttgctgaatgaaagcaggcaactccagtgGATTTGTGTTATCagtggatttgtgttatcccgccgtcttcttcttcttatgctactCTGTTGAGGttgctgtggcacaaattcattactcatttcagtgaataacacgtgaaatgcaatactgtgcattgtttatattttatttcttaatttcaaacaaatttgcaacaataattaaacttttcaattttttaaacgaaataagaaatgcgcaacgaaatttcaattcacaaaacagctgacttcgaaaattcgaaattcctattccccaattattctctccctaggagaaaagaattggaggaatttttccgcgggaataaaaaaatccgcgagaacaaaattccgcgagaatatttagaatggGTCTGAATATTTTCAGTCTTTAATCGCAGTAGGtaattcattatacattttatatccTATGTATTCTAGGGTCTTCTTTGCGAACTCAGTTcgtactctaggcagtcttatatttgcAGTacctagatagatagataattaattgattgagg
The Eurosta solidaginis isolate ZX-2024a chromosome 5, ASM4086904v1, whole genome shotgun sequence DNA segment above includes these coding regions:
- the Svip gene encoding small VCP/p97-interacting protein isoform X3 produces the protein MGSLCSSCFGGNGGESSNLMPSPETRRRQQLEAAERRREENERRGVKNLDSVRRQQQRSEEMGRREEEAARTGGGSPTLKWQTS
- the Svip gene encoding small VCP/p97-interacting protein isoform X1, with amino-acid sequence MGSLCSSCFGGNGGESSNLMPSPTYCNPKETRRRQQLEAAERRREENERRGVKNLDSVRRQQQRSEEMGRREEEAARTGGGSPTLKWQTS
- the Svip gene encoding small VCP/p97-interacting protein isoform X2 translates to MGSLCSSCFGGNGGESSNLMPSPVSQETRRRQQLEAAERRREENERRGVKNLDSVRRQQQRSEEMGRREEEAARTGGGSPTLKWQTS